The following are encoded together in the Holophagales bacterium genome:
- a CDS encoding glycosyltransferase, producing the protein MKILQLCPKVPWPPDDGGRVAMRVLALSLRRAGADVRTLCLNPRKHHVEPSSLPEEARDLRLEAVDVDTSVTLAGALKSLVTGTSYNVDRFFSEAFRRRLIEVVREERPDVVLLESLFMVPYVPALRATTRACVVLRSVNVEHEIWQGLARGEHHLWRRLYLQHLARRLRQYEVATLDDVDAIIPVAQEDADCYRRLGATRPIHAAPVGIDAADYPDRSGQGDPLTLTFLGSLDWTPNLEAVDWFLGNVWPLVREAIPQARLHLGGSNASSDLVGRLRCEGVRFLGRVPDAREFISSGTAMVVPLLSGGGIRVKILEAMALGIPVISTRLGATGLGVNDGKQLLLADGVDSFTQACVALLSDRERAATIGRTGRTYVSQAFDTDAIGRRLVEFLRTL; encoded by the coding sequence ATGAAGATCCTCCAGCTCTGCCCGAAGGTCCCCTGGCCTCCCGACGACGGCGGGCGGGTGGCGATGCGCGTCCTCGCCCTCTCGCTCCGGCGGGCCGGGGCCGACGTGCGGACGCTCTGCCTCAACCCCCGCAAGCATCACGTCGAGCCGTCGTCGCTGCCGGAGGAGGCGAGGGACCTCCGGCTGGAGGCGGTCGACGTGGATACGTCGGTCACCCTCGCAGGGGCGCTGAAGAGCCTCGTCACGGGCACCTCGTACAACGTCGACCGCTTCTTCTCCGAAGCGTTCAGGCGGCGGCTGATCGAGGTCGTCCGCGAGGAGCGCCCCGACGTCGTCCTCCTCGAGAGCCTCTTCATGGTGCCGTACGTCCCTGCCCTGCGCGCGACGACCCGTGCGTGCGTGGTCCTGCGCTCCGTCAACGTCGAGCACGAAATCTGGCAGGGGCTCGCGCGGGGCGAACACCATCTCTGGCGCCGGCTCTATCTTCAGCACCTCGCGAGGCGCCTCCGGCAGTACGAGGTCGCCACCCTCGACGACGTCGATGCCATCATTCCCGTCGCTCAGGAAGACGCCGACTGCTACCGCCGGCTCGGCGCCACGCGCCCGATCCACGCGGCCCCGGTCGGCATCGACGCGGCCGACTACCCCGATCGCTCCGGGCAAGGCGACCCGCTCACGCTCACGTTCCTCGGCTCGCTCGACTGGACCCCCAACCTGGAGGCCGTCGACTGGTTCCTCGGAAACGTGTGGCCGCTCGTCCGGGAGGCCATTCCTCAGGCCCGCCTTCACCTGGGTGGAAGCAACGCCTCCTCCGACCTCGTGGGGCGCCTCCGCTGCGAAGGGGTCCGTTTCCTCGGAAGAGTGCCCGACGCTCGCGAGTTCATCTCCTCCGGGACCGCGATGGTCGTTCCCCTCCTGTCCGGCGGTGGCATCAGGGTCAAAATCCTGGAAGCGATGGCCCTCGGAATCCCGGTCATCTCGACCCGGCTCGGCGCAACGGGACTTGGAGTGAACGACGGGAAGCAGCTCCTTCTCGCCGACGGTGTCGACAGCTTCACCCAGGCCTGTGTCGCCCTCCTCTCGGACCGGGAAAGGGCGGCCACGATCGGTCGGACCGGCCGAACGTATGTCTCGCAGGCATTCGATACGGACGCGATCGGCCGCAGGCTCGTCGAGTTCCTGAGAACCCTGTGA